One stretch of Rhipicephalus sanguineus isolate Rsan-2018 chromosome 10, BIME_Rsan_1.4, whole genome shotgun sequence DNA includes these proteins:
- the LOC125760108 gene encoding uncharacterized protein LOC125760108 has product MAAHRYTCVGFSPKADRKRIDFVTSIPSHRVCSVCSVIPDIAFSLGCRHVFCTACMNDLMHNSTVAVCPFDDKEFGNVNVSWDSASEGYVGSCKSYCLNRAFGCTYVGRMLEMIEHYYRECDYHVVYCGCCAKPVARVNVLAHLREGCGVGILTLDGALASATSSAFGKEADECLSAARKNIENFLSRNKKSVNVVYNGTVGSSDVTEQHGIMSDTACSSQTMEDTMQTGQRKANSEIMLFSTPTDDPLTPVICGTFGGVSVVVTTADSGGPLRLETKSDWTQTDPVLEWAYSEQAVFSEDSGDALSPLFNVAAGCASWAPDSAYHSSASESEATDVNRELEGSKGTSLSAVVEALPEPSKQPLLTYDWDVSPFRKYRNPPWPEFKSEVLTVGDRGYRLRLEGKFKFLNYPSRFLALYVRIQKGPHDASLEWPFRRKCSFLLMHTRYAERDMLFRLEDHVNVKKLPRAMRLRLERPKTAENFAIGIDRCVAAQQMVEGGFVYKNTFRVRFVVE; this is encoded by the coding sequence ATGGCGGCCCATCGGTACACCTGCGTCGGCTTCTCGCCTAAGGCGGACAGGAAGCGCATAGACTTCGTCACTTCGATTCCCAGCCATCGCGTATGCAGCGTCTGCAGCGTCATCCCGGACATCGCGTTCAGCCTCGGCTGCCGCCACGTCTTCTGCACCGCCTGCATGAACGACCTGATGCACAACTCGACCGTAGCCGTCTGTCCCTTTGACGACAAGGAGTTCGGAAATGTGAACGTCAGCTGGGACTCCGCCTCCGAAGGGTACGTCGGGTCTTGCAAATCCTACTGTCTCAACAGGGCCTTCGGATGCACATACGTGGGCCGCATGCTCGAAATGATCGAGCACTACTACCGCGAGTGCGACTACCACGTCGTCTACTGCGGCTGCTGCGCGAAGCCCGTGGCCAGAGTGAACGTGCTGGCGCATCTCCGCGAGGGATGCGGCGTCGGCATCCTGACCTTGGACGGAGCGCTCGCCTCAGCCACTTCGAGTGCCTTTGGCAAAGAGGCTGACGAATGCCTGTCTGCGGCACGTAAGAACATTGAGAACTTCCTCAGCCGCAATAAGAAGTCTGTGAACGTGGTCTATAACGGGACAGTTGggagcagtgacgtcaccgaACAACATGGAATCATGAGTGATACAGCTTGTTCGAGCCAAACGATGGAAGACACGATGCAGACTGGTCAAAGGAAAGCTAACTCCGAAATAATGCTCTTCTCGACGCCTACTGACGACCCTCTAACACCTGTCATTTGCGGCACATTCGGAGGTGTCAGCGTTGTTGTCACCACTGCCGACTCGGGCGGTCCGCTACGACTCGAGACGAAGTCCGACTGGACACAAACTGATCCAGTACTCGAGTGGGCGTACAGTGAACAAGCGGTCTTTTCCGAGGACAGTGGAGATGCCCTATCGCCTCTCTTCAACGTTGCTGCCGGCTGCGCCAGCTGGGCGCCCGATTCGGCGTATCACTCCTCCGCGTCAGAGTCCGAGGCCACGGACGTCAACCGCGAGCTGGAAGGCTCGAAGGGGACGTCGCTTTCagccgtcgtcgaagctctgccCGAACCAAGCAAGCAGCCCCTGTTGACGTACGACTGGGACGTCAGTCCATTCCGGAAGTATCGCAACCCGCCGTGGCCGGAGTTCAAAAGTGAGGTGCTGACAGTGGGCGACCGCGGTTACAGGCTGAGGCTCGAGGGCAAGTTCAAGTTCCTCAACTACCCGTCCCGCTTCCTCGCGCTGTACGTGAGGATTCAGAAGGGCCCGCACGACGCGTCGCTCGAGTGGCCTTTCAGGCGCAAGTGTTCCTTTCTGCTGATGCACACCAGGTACGCAGAGCGGGACATGTTGTTCAGGCTCGAGGATCACGTGAACGTCAAGAAATTACCGCGCGCGATGAGACTTCGACTGGAACGGCCCAAGACGGCGGAGAACTTCGCCATCGGTATCGACCGGTGTGTGGCGGCGCAGCAGATGGTGGAAGGCGGGTTCGTCTACAAAAACACTTTTAGAGTACGCTTCGTCGTCGAGTAG